A genomic window from Rattus norvegicus strain BN/NHsdMcwi chromosome 9, GRCr8, whole genome shotgun sequence includes:
- the Csprs gene encoding olfactory receptor 11G2, protein MNSSSEHCNISDWLRLEATVKASVYVVAFSVATSITVVIIATVSQSLQLREEVRLVLLCHHSLCVSSYCGLGVVFQGMRAFLANSPLLLCWLVFGAQLSVGEGILLTLTLMALNTYLGICYPLRSPSLVDSAKYRILAGTWTTVILKNAGLFLIEGTSPPPASVFQSAPLCPVILNGTPARVIGMFSLAFPLSVILVSYCLIYREGKRAGHFNRSNVKARRTVLVHLLQISLHVIPTLIFVGLGKRCGVFFFALNLVLFGIFAFAQCFNPLVYGLHNRDLRSRLYPWLCCQKKLLA, encoded by the coding sequence ATGAACTCATCTTCTGAGCATTGCAACATATCTGACTGGCTGAGGCTAGAGGCAACCGTGAAGGCCTCTGTGTACGTGGTGGCTTTCTCAGTCGCCACATCGATCACCGTTGTCATTATCGCAACGGTGTCACAGAGTCTGCAGCTGAGGGAAGAGGTGCGGCTGGTCCTCCTCTGCCATCACTCGCTTTGTGTCTCCTCCTACTGTGGCCTGGGGGTTGTCTTCCAAGGAATGCGGGCCTTCCTAGCCAACAGCCCCCTCCTGCTGTGCTGGCTGGTATTTGGGGCACAGCTAAGTGTGGGAGAAGGGATCCTCCTCACTCTGACCCTGATGGCTCTGAATACTTACCTCGGTATTTGTTATCCGCTGAGGTCTCCATCCTTGGTGGATTCTGCTAAGTACAGGATTCTAGCTGGGACGTGGACCACGGTTATACTCAAGAATGCTGGTTTATTCCTCATAGAGGGTACAAGCCCTCCGCCAGCTTCTGTTTTCCAGTCTGCCCCGCTCTGTCCCGTGATTTTGAATGGGACGCCTGCCAGAGTCATCGGCATGTTTTCCCTCGCCTTTCCTTTATCCGTCATTCTTGTGAGTTACTGCCTGATATACCGAGAAGGGAAGCGGGCTGGCCATTTTAACAGGTCAAACGTCAAGGCCCGGAGAACTGTCCTTGTTCATCTACTGCAGATAAGCTTACACGTGATACCCACCCTGATCTTTGTAGGTTTGGGAAAACGGTGCGGggtgtttttctttgctttaaatCTGGTGCTTTTTGGTATCTTCGCTTTTGCGCAATGTTTCAACCCTCTGGTCTACGGGCTCCACAACAGAGACCTGCGGAGCAGACTGTACCCTTGGCTATGCTGCCAGAAGAAGCTGCTGGCTTAA